Part of the Intestinibacillus sp. Marseille-P6563 genome is shown below.
TCCAATTCGGCGCCGCAATGGGCACACAATTTCCAGTCATCATCCACCGGTTTGCCGCAGGCCGGACAGGTGTATTTCAGCTTAGCCCCGCACGACGGACAGCACACAAAACTATCCTGCACCGCCGCACCGCAATGGGCGCACACCGAAGCCGTATGGCTGCTCCGCACGATCAAATAAACGATCAAACCGATAAACGACGGCACGAGTACAGCAACCAGTGTCCATAGCACCGGCTCCATCCCTCGTGCTTTGGCATCCCGATAGACGCAAATGCCGACGCACAACGGAATGCCGATGAGGATGACGAAGAGAAATCCGAGCGGCAATAGCGCAGTCAATGCCATCATACCTTCTTATCCTCCTTCCCCTTCAATTCGGCCCCGCAGTAGGGACAGATCTGGTAATACGGCTGAATCTTTTTTCCGCAGGAGGGGCATTTCCATACCCGGCCCCGGCGGCGCAAGACAAGCCACAGGACAAAGACCAACAACGCGCCGATCGCTACTGTGTTGATAATCGTCACCACGATATTCCAGAAACTGAAACCTACAAATTCATTCATATCTTTTTCTCCTTTCCATAATGGCGCAGCAGCAAGGCAGACACTCCGCCGCCAGCTGGCAGCACGACCAGGGCGACAACCGCCAGGAAAAGACTCATTTCCGGCCAAATTGGCCGCACACTCCAGCCAAAGGCGCACAGTCCTACCGTCCAAAGGCAACTCATCAGGCACAAAAGCTGCAACTGCAATCGTTCCCATCTTTGCTGTGCCCGCCGCCGCAGCTGCTGTTCACTGACCCGTGGCGGCGTTACCTCAGGAAATGTCATAGCCTGTTTTAATTTATCCTCCATCGTCATCCAGCACCCCTTTCAACTTGGCCCGCGCCCGTGCCAGACGGGATTTGACCGTCCCTTCCGGCACACCCAGCAGCCGGGCAGTCTGCGCGATATCACAGTCCTCAAAGTAATACAGCGTAACAACCAGCCGCAGCGATTCGGGCAAGGCATCCACCGCTTCCCGCACTTCTGGATAAGGGTCATCGGGCGGGGCGGCGACGTTTTCCCAGAAGTCTGGTTGCTCGTCCCTGCCAAACCCCAGCACTTCGGCCAGTTTGCGGCGGCGGTATTGGTCGCGATAGGTATTGACGCAGATGGTGGTCAGCCAGGTGTCAAACGGCCGCGCGGGATCGTATTTCCGATAGGCCCGCATGGCCTTGTACCAGGTATCCTGATACAAATCGTCTGCATCAAAACGGTTGCGGCACAACCGGAGACACAGGGCGTAAAGCCGTGCGCCATAGCGTTCAATTTGTTCGTCCAACACCCTGTATCCCCTCCCTTCTATCTTGTTATACGAAGCAGGACTGCCCCCGGTTCCCGGCGGCAGAAAAATTTTTTTGATTTGCCTTGACAGTGTGTTTATATTGTGTATACTTAGTATATACACTAGTTACGCCGAACCGGTACCATCCGGCGCATCCATGAGGAGGTAGGTTTTGAATATCATTCTTTCCAACACCAGCGGGGTTCCAATCTATGAACAGATCGCCGAGCAGATCAAGGCCCTCATCATTTCCGGTCAGCTTGCCGCCGATTCTCCCCTGCCTTCCATGCGGCTCCTCGCCAAGGAGCTGCGCGTGAGCCTTATCACGACCAAGCGCGCGTATGAGGAACTGGAGCGTGACGGATACATCCGCACCGTGACCGGCAAGGGAAGCTTTGTCGCAGGCCTGAACAGCGACCTGATTCGGGAAGAACAGCTCCGTCTGATTGAAAACGACCTGCGCGCTGCGGTCCAGCGCGCCAAACTCAACGGTTTATCTTTGAGTGACCTGACCGATCTTCTGTCTTTGCTCTACGAGGAGGATACCGACCATGAACGCACTTGAAATTCGGCACTTGACCAAACGCTTCCCCAAATTCACCTTAGATGACATTTCGTTTTCCCTGCCTTCGGGCACGGTGATGGGCTTGATCGGCGAAAACGGCGCCGGCAAGTCGACGACCATCAAATTGCTGCTTGGCCTGCTGCGGGCGGATGCCGGTGAAGTCTCCATCCTGGGGATGGACCCACGCCATCAGGAACTGGAAATCAAACGGCGGCTGGGTGTGGTCAGCGAAGTGACCATGCACCCGGCGACTTACCGGGCCCGTGACACCGGCAAGGTGCTCGCTTCGGCTTATCCAAACTGGGACGAACGCCAATTTGAGCACTATCTGCATGCGTTCGGCATCGACCCCGCGAAACCGTGCAAGGACCTGTCCAAGGGTATGCGCATGAAATTATCCATCGCCTGCGCCCTGTGCCATGGCGCCGACCTGCTCATCTTGGACGAACCGACTTCCGGTTTGGACCCAGTCGTACGCGATGAAGTGCTCGACATCCTGCGCGACTTCATGCAGGACGAAGGGCATTCCATCCTGCTGTCCTCGCACATCACCAGCGACCTGGAAAAAATCGCCGATTACATCACCTTCCTGCACGAGGGGCGGGTACTGTTCAGCGAGTCTGTGCTGGACATGAATGAATCGTACGGCATCTTGCGCTGCACCCCGGAAACCGTGCAGTCATTCGCCCCCGGCACGGTCTATGCCGAACGGCGTGACCAGTTCGGCACCGAAGTCCTGGTCGACCCGCGCCGTCTGCCGGCGGGATTGCAGGCCGAACCCGCTTCCATCGACCAAATCATGCTCTTTTTGACCCGCTATGCGGTGACTCAGTAAAGGAGGTATTTTCATGCTTGCATCGTTTCGCAGTGATGTTTACCTGCTCCGCGGACAACTCAAAACATTACTCGGTGTGTTCGCCTTTATGATGGTTTTCGCATTTGTCCAGAAATCCATCTACTTTGCGTTCTTTTATCCGGCTTTCATGTCCATTCTACTGCCTATCAGCGTGTTTTCGCTCAGTGAGCAGTCGGGCTGGGAATCTATGCTGCTCTCCGCTCCGGTGACCCGACGCGGTATCGTCCGCGGACGGTACCTGACCTGCGCAGCCGTTGCGGTCAGTTCTATCTTGATTGGCTTTGCCTGTTCTCTCCTGATTAGCATGCAGGAGTATGAGGGCGCAATCATCGCTGTTCTGGTGGCGCTGACCCTCGTTCTGCTGCTCAATGCCATCCTTCTTCCGGTCCTCTATCAGTTCGGCCCAACCAAAGCACGATTTATCATCATGGCGGTCTGCATCGGACCCGCGGTGCTTCTGCCGCTGCTGATGGAAAAATTTGAAACGAGCAACGAACAATTGCTGCAAGATGTGCTGTCGCTTCTGAGCTCTGTCTGGTTTCTGCTTATTTTGCTCGCGTGCAGCGTGGTGCTGTTTGTCTTGTCCTATTTGATTTCCTGCTTGATTTACGGCAAAAAAGAGTTCTGAGCACAAAAAATCCCGTTCCAAACCGGAACGGGATTTTCTTTATGAAAACAAACTTACTTCAGAACCACTTCGCCGCCCAAGCCGGTGTGTGCGGTAATGTACTCGCGGCCCATCTTGGAATACTCGAACGGATTGGCCTTTGCCGGGTCCTGCTCGGCCTCAACCATAATCCAGCCTTCGTAGTTAGCCTTGTCCAGAATATCAAATACAGCGTCAAAATCTACGCAGCCGTCCGGGTCGCCCGGTACGGTGAATGCGCCTTCACGAACAGCCTTGAGGAAGGACCAGTCTTCGTTCTTGACCTTCTCAACGATCGGCATACGCATGTTCTTGAGGTGAACGTGGCCGACACGGTCAGCAAACTTGCCCAGAACGGCAACCGGATCTTCGCCAGCAAAGGTGAAGTGACCGGTGTCGAAGCACAGGAATACATACTTCGGGTCGGTGTTCTCCAGCATGCGGATGGTTTCCTCAACCGTCTGGCAAACGGTGCCCATGTGATGGTGGAAGCAGGTCTTGATGCCGTACTTCTCGAGCGACAGCTTGCCCAGCTTGTTCAGGCCGGTGCAGAAACGATCCCACTCTTCATCGTTCATGACGCGCTTGTCCTTGAGGATGCGCTTGTCCATCATGCCCTGGATAGAGCCGGACTGCTCGGAAACGTTGATTGCGGTTGCGCCAACGTAGGACAGATATTCGAGTTCCTTGACAAATTCAGCTTCTACTTCTTCGTACGGCTTGTCTACGAGGAACGAAGAGAACCACTTGGATGCAATGGTCATGTTGCGCACATCGAGCATGTGCTTGAGTACCGTCTTATCCTCCGGATACTTGTGGCCAACCTCACAGCCGTCAAAACCTGCCAGCTTCATTTCCGAAATGCACTGCTGGAAAGTATTTTCGTCGCCCAGGTCCCACATATCATCATTCGACCAGCCGATCGGACAGATACCCAATTTTACTTTCTTTGGATCCAACATATTTCTTACCTCCATAAATCTCGCATTTGTCCCTTTGCCCCGGGACGTCCTGCTAAACTGTGATTTCCTGCTTTTTACAGCAGACTTCCACATTTCACAGTTCACACCATGCTTGGTATATTTCTTATTCTAAGATACTCCCCCGGCAAAGTCAATCGGAATTTACAAAACTCTACCCAGGAATTTATCAACACTCGCCATTTTGTGTGATGCGTGCCACGCCGCTGCCGATTGCTGCCTGCGCAACCGCCTTAGCAACCGCCTGAATGACCTCCTTATCAAAAGCCATGGGCATGATGTGCTCGGGAGTCAGTTCGCTGTCCGGCACTACATAGGCAATCGCCTTGGCGGCAGCCAGCTTCATCTCCTCGTTGATGTCGCTTGCGCGCACGTCGAGCGCACCGCGGAAAATACCTGGGAACGCGAGCACATTATTGATCTGATTGG
Proteins encoded:
- a CDS encoding ABC-2 transporter permease — its product is MLASFRSDVYLLRGQLKTLLGVFAFMMVFAFVQKSIYFAFFYPAFMSILLPISVFSLSEQSGWESMLLSAPVTRRGIVRGRYLTCAAVAVSSILIGFACSLLISMQEYEGAIIAVLVALTLVLLLNAILLPVLYQFGPTKARFIIMAVCIGPAVLLPLLMEKFETSNEQLLQDVLSLLSSVWFLLILLACSVVLFVLSYLISCLIYGKKEF
- a CDS encoding GntR family transcriptional regulator; translated protein: MNIILSNTSGVPIYEQIAEQIKALIISGQLAADSPLPSMRLLAKELRVSLITTKRAYEELERDGYIRTVTGKGSFVAGLNSDLIREEQLRLIENDLRAAVQRAKLNGLSLSDLTDLLSLLYEEDTDHERT
- a CDS encoding RNA polymerase sigma factor, which gives rise to MLDEQIERYGARLYALCLRLCRNRFDADDLYQDTWYKAMRAYRKYDPARPFDTWLTTICVNTYRDQYRRRKLAEVLGFGRDEQPDFWENVAAPPDDPYPEVREAVDALPESLRLVVTLYYFEDCDIAQTARLLGVPEGTVKSRLARARAKLKGVLDDDGG
- a CDS encoding zinc ribbon domain-containing protein; this translates as MMALTALLPLGFLFVILIGIPLCVGICVYRDAKARGMEPVLWTLVAVLVPSFIGLIVYLIVRSSHTASVCAHCGAAVQDSFVCCPSCGAKLKYTCPACGKPVDDDWKLCAHCGAELDADRPRTVVRREAGSLKWLWIVLIGIALVFVALILLAMLNYTTAFHQGMTTAVIDIA
- the iolE gene encoding myo-inosose-2 dehydratase: MLDPKKVKLGICPIGWSNDDMWDLGDENTFQQCISEMKLAGFDGCEVGHKYPEDKTVLKHMLDVRNMTIASKWFSSFLVDKPYEEVEAEFVKELEYLSYVGATAINVSEQSGSIQGMMDKRILKDKRVMNDEEWDRFCTGLNKLGKLSLEKYGIKTCFHHHMGTVCQTVEETIRMLENTDPKYVFLCFDTGHFTFAGEDPVAVLGKFADRVGHVHLKNMRMPIVEKVKNEDWSFLKAVREGAFTVPGDPDGCVDFDAVFDILDKANYEGWIMVEAEQDPAKANPFEYSKMGREYITAHTGLGGEVVLK
- a CDS encoding ABC transporter ATP-binding protein, which translates into the protein MNALEIRHLTKRFPKFTLDDISFSLPSGTVMGLIGENGAGKSTTIKLLLGLLRADAGEVSILGMDPRHQELEIKRRLGVVSEVTMHPATYRARDTGKVLASAYPNWDERQFEHYLHAFGIDPAKPCKDLSKGMRMKLSIACALCHGADLLILDEPTSGLDPVVRDEVLDILRDFMQDEGHSILLSSHITSDLEKIADYITFLHEGRVLFSESVLDMNESYGILRCTPETVQSFAPGTVYAERRDQFGTEVLVDPRRLPAGLQAEPASIDQIMLFLTRYAVTQ
- a CDS encoding zinc-ribbon domain-containing protein, yielding MNEFVGFSFWNIVVTIINTVAIGALLVFVLWLVLRRRGRVWKCPSCGKKIQPYYQICPYCGAELKGKEDKKV